In one Streptomyces venezuelae genomic region, the following are encoded:
- the nuoN gene encoding NADH-quinone oxidoreductase subunit NuoN: MSATAVHSLWTMAADPVDKIDAPTIEYGQLSPVLIVIGAAVIGVLIEAFVPRKSRYYAQLFLSVVSLAAAFAAVVGLAARGFGTTKAQIAAMGAIAVDGPALFLQGTILLTGIVAIFTFAERRLDPLSHGNRVDSFVAQAGSVPGSEGEQDATKAGFATTEVFPLALFAIGGMLVFPAANDLLTLFIALEVFSLPLYLLCALARRKRLMSQESAVKYFLLGAFASAFTLFGIALLYGYAGSVSYATVADVVEGNVKTVDPALADTMGNDALLLIGVAMVVMGLLFKVGAVPFHMWTPDVYQGAPTPVTGFMAAATKVAAFGALLRLLYVVLPGLRWDWRPVMWGVAVITMLGGAIIAITQTDIKRLLAYSSVAHAGFILAGVIATTPDGISSVLFYLAAYSFVTIGAFAVVTLVRDAGGEATHLSKWAGLGRRSPLVAAVFAVFLLAFAGIPLTSGFAGKFAVFKAAAEGGAGPLVVVGVLSSAIAAFFYIRVIVLMFFSEPKADGPTVAVPSPLTMTAIGMGVAVTLVLGVAPQYFLDLANQAGVFVR; the protein is encoded by the coding sequence GTGAGCGCAACAGCCGTCCACAGCCTGTGGACAATGGCGGCCGACCCGGTCGACAAGATCGACGCGCCCACCATCGAGTACGGGCAGCTGTCGCCGGTGCTGATCGTCATCGGCGCGGCCGTCATCGGAGTGCTCATCGAAGCCTTCGTGCCGCGCAAGTCCCGTTACTACGCACAGCTGTTCCTCTCCGTGGTCTCCCTGGCCGCCGCGTTCGCCGCGGTCGTCGGGCTCGCGGCCCGCGGCTTCGGGACCACCAAGGCGCAGATCGCCGCGATGGGCGCCATCGCGGTCGACGGACCCGCGCTCTTCCTCCAGGGCACGATCCTGCTCACCGGAATCGTCGCGATCTTCACCTTCGCGGAGCGGCGCCTCGACCCCTTGTCGCACGGCAACCGCGTCGACTCGTTCGTGGCACAGGCCGGGTCCGTCCCGGGCAGCGAGGGCGAACAGGACGCCACCAAGGCCGGGTTCGCCACCACCGAGGTGTTCCCGCTGGCGCTCTTCGCCATCGGCGGCATGCTCGTCTTCCCGGCGGCCAACGACCTCCTGACGCTCTTCATCGCGCTGGAGGTCTTCTCCCTGCCGCTGTACCTGCTGTGCGCCCTCGCCCGGCGCAAGCGCCTCATGTCGCAGGAATCCGCCGTCAAGTACTTCCTGCTCGGCGCGTTCGCCTCGGCGTTCACGCTCTTCGGCATCGCGCTCCTCTACGGGTACGCGGGCTCCGTGTCGTACGCGACGGTCGCGGACGTCGTCGAGGGCAACGTCAAGACCGTGGACCCGGCGCTCGCCGACACCATGGGCAATGACGCGCTGCTTCTCATCGGCGTCGCGATGGTGGTGATGGGGCTGCTCTTCAAGGTGGGTGCGGTGCCGTTCCACATGTGGACCCCGGACGTGTACCAGGGCGCCCCGACGCCGGTCACCGGCTTCATGGCGGCGGCGACGAAGGTGGCCGCGTTCGGCGCCCTCCTCCGCCTCCTCTATGTGGTCCTTCCCGGCCTGCGCTGGGACTGGCGGCCGGTCATGTGGGGCGTCGCGGTCATCACGATGCTGGGCGGCGCGATCATCGCGATCACGCAGACCGACATCAAGCGGCTCCTCGCGTACTCGTCCGTCGCCCACGCCGGCTTCATCCTCGCCGGTGTCATCGCGACCACCCCGGACGGCATCTCCTCCGTCCTCTTCTACCTGGCCGCCTACTCCTTCGTGACCATCGGTGCCTTCGCCGTCGTCACGCTGGTGCGGGACGCGGGCGGCGAGGCCACGCACCTGTCCAAGTGGGCGGGGCTCGGCCGCCGGTCCCCACTGGTGGCCGCGGTCTTCGCGGTCTTCCTGCTCGCCTTCGCCGGCATTCCGCTGACCTCCGGGTTCGCCGGGAAGTTCGCGGTCTTCAAGGCGGCGGCGGAGGGCGGAGCGGGCCCGCTGGTCGTCGTCGGTGTGCTGTCGTCGGCGATCGCCGCGTTCTTCTACATCCGCGTGATCGTCCTGATGTTCTTCAGCGAGCCGAAGGCGGACGGCCCCACGGTCGCCGTTCCCTCGCCGCTGACGATGACGGCGATCGGCATGGGCGTCGCGGTGACGCTGGTGCTCGGTGTGGCCCCGCAGTACTTCCTGGACCTGGCGAACCAGGCGGGGGTCTTCGTCCGCTGA
- a CDS encoding NADH-quinone oxidoreductase subunit M, translating to MSFPLLTATAVLPAVGAIATAAVPAARRTAAKWLALLVSLATLGLAATVLVRFDPDGDRYQLTESHAWIKEFGVRYELGVDGIAVALLALTALLIPFIILAGWHDADPLETKSSRWRPTQGFFALILAVEAMVIISFEATDVFVFYIFFEAMLIPMYFLIGGFGDRAHAGTDENASAQRSYAAVKFLLYNLVGGLIMLAAVIGLYVVAGTFSLQEIASARADGSLDMATNTERLLFLGFFFAFAVKAPLWPLHTWLPNAMGESTAPVAVLITAVVDKVGTFAMLRFCLGLFPEASDWATPVVLVLALISIIYGALLAVGQRDIKRLVAYASISHFGFIILGIFAMTSQGQSGATLYMVNHGISTAALMLVAGFLISRRGSRLIADYGGVQKVAPVLAGTFLIGGLATLSLPGLAPFVSEFLVLVGAFARYPVVGIIATVGIVLAALYTLVLYQRTMTGPVKAEVSAMPDLRVRELVVVAPLIALLIGLGVYPKPLTDLVNPAVEHTMSDVQKHDPKPDVEAAK from the coding sequence ATGTCCTTTCCCCTGCTGACAGCGACGGCGGTCCTGCCCGCGGTCGGCGCGATCGCCACGGCAGCCGTTCCGGCCGCCCGGCGTACCGCCGCCAAGTGGCTCGCCCTGCTCGTCTCGCTCGCCACGCTCGGCCTCGCGGCGACCGTGCTCGTACGGTTCGACCCCGACGGCGACCGCTATCAACTGACCGAATCGCACGCCTGGATCAAGGAGTTCGGGGTGCGGTACGAGCTCGGGGTCGACGGCATCGCCGTCGCGCTCCTCGCGCTCACCGCGCTCCTGATCCCGTTCATCATCCTCGCGGGCTGGCACGACGCCGACCCCCTGGAGACGAAGTCGTCGCGCTGGCGTCCGACTCAGGGCTTCTTCGCCCTGATCCTGGCCGTCGAGGCGATGGTGATCATCTCCTTCGAGGCGACCGACGTCTTCGTCTTCTACATCTTCTTCGAAGCCATGCTCATCCCGATGTACTTCCTCATCGGCGGCTTCGGAGACCGCGCCCACGCGGGCACGGACGAGAACGCCTCGGCGCAGCGCTCGTACGCGGCCGTGAAGTTCCTCCTCTACAACCTCGTCGGCGGCCTGATCATGCTGGCCGCCGTCATCGGGCTCTACGTGGTGGCGGGGACCTTCTCCCTCCAGGAGATCGCCTCCGCGCGCGCGGACGGCTCGCTCGACATGGCGACCAACACGGAGCGGCTGCTCTTCCTCGGCTTCTTCTTCGCCTTCGCGGTGAAGGCGCCGCTGTGGCCGCTGCACACCTGGCTGCCGAACGCGATGGGGGAGTCCACCGCCCCGGTCGCCGTCCTGATCACCGCGGTCGTGGACAAGGTCGGCACGTTCGCGATGCTGCGGTTCTGCCTCGGCCTCTTCCCGGAGGCGAGCGACTGGGCGACACCGGTCGTCCTCGTCCTCGCACTGATCAGCATCATCTACGGAGCACTGCTCGCCGTCGGCCAGCGCGACATCAAGCGCCTGGTGGCGTACGCGTCGATCTCGCACTTCGGCTTCATCATCCTCGGCATCTTCGCGATGACCTCGCAGGGCCAGTCCGGCGCGACGCTCTACATGGTCAACCACGGCATCTCGACGGCCGCGCTGATGCTGGTGGCCGGATTCCTGATCTCGCGGCGCGGCTCGCGCCTGATCGCCGACTACGGAGGGGTGCAGAAGGTCGCGCCGGTGCTCGCCGGCACCTTCCTGATCGGCGGCCTGGCCACGCTGTCGCTGCCCGGCCTCGCACCGTTCGTCAGTGAATTCCTGGTCCTGGTCGGCGCGTTCGCGCGCTATCCGGTGGTCGGGATCATCGCGACCGTCGGCATCGTGCTGGCCGCGCTGTACACGCTCGTCCTCTACCAGCGGACGATGACGGGCCCCGTGAAGGCGGAGGTCTCGGCCATGCCCGACCTGCGGGTGCGTGAGCTGGTCGTCGTCGCTCCGCTGATCGCCCTCCTGATCGGCCTCGGCGTCTACCCGAAGCCGCTCACCGATCTGGTGAACCCGGCGGTCGAGCACACGATGTCCGACGTACAGAAGCATGACCCCAAGCCCGATGTGGAGGCGGCCAAGTGA
- the nuoL gene encoding NADH-quinone oxidoreductase subunit L, which produces MENLIALLVAAPLLGAAVLLCGGRALDRAGHWLGTLLAAASFVIAVVLFSDMLGKGAEERSLSQHLFSWIPVEGFQADVAFQLDQLSMTFVLLISGVGTLIHIYSIGYMEHDERRRRFFGYLNLFLAAMLLLVLADNYLLLYVGWEGVGLASYLLIGFWQHKPSAATAAKKAFLVNRVGDVGLSIAIMLMFTTFGTFAFGPVLEATGDTSEGKLTAIGLMLLLAACGKSAQVPLQSWLGDAMEGPTPVSALIHAATMVTAGVYLIVRSGAIFNGAPDAQLVVTVVGAVTLLFGAIVGCAKDDIKKALAGSTMSQIGYMILAAGLGPIGYVFAIMHLVTHGFFKAGLFLGAGSVMHGMNDEVDMRKYGGLRKYMPVTFVTFGLGYLAIIGFPGLSGFFSKDKIIEAAFAKGGTEGWILGSVALLGAAITAYYMTRVMIMTFFGEERWRNRPTASPDQPDVEPAAEHHGAHDEPHPHESPKSMTIPMIVLAFGSVFAGGFFSIGDRFMHWLEPVTEHSHGDSPLSAATVTGATMVVLVIGVALAYVQYGRRPVPVTAPRGSVLTRAARRDLLQDDFNHVVLVRGGEHLTRSLVYVDHTLVDGVVNGTAASVGGLSGRLRKLQNGYARSYAVSMFGGAAVLIAATLLMRAV; this is translated from the coding sequence GTGGAGAACTTGATTGCGCTGCTCGTCGCGGCGCCTCTGCTCGGAGCGGCCGTACTGCTGTGCGGCGGGCGGGCACTGGACCGCGCGGGCCACTGGCTCGGCACGCTGCTCGCGGCCGCCTCCTTCGTCATCGCCGTGGTGCTCTTCTCGGACATGCTGGGCAAGGGCGCCGAGGAACGCTCCCTGTCGCAGCACCTGTTCAGCTGGATCCCTGTGGAGGGGTTCCAGGCGGACGTCGCCTTCCAGCTCGACCAGCTGTCGATGACGTTCGTCCTGCTGATCTCCGGTGTGGGCACCCTGATCCACATCTACTCGATCGGGTACATGGAGCACGACGAGCGGCGCCGCCGCTTCTTCGGCTACCTGAACCTGTTCCTCGCGGCGATGCTCCTGCTGGTCCTCGCCGACAACTACCTGCTTCTGTACGTCGGCTGGGAGGGCGTGGGTCTCGCCTCGTACCTCCTGATCGGCTTCTGGCAGCACAAGCCCAGCGCGGCCACCGCCGCGAAGAAGGCCTTCCTGGTCAACCGGGTCGGCGACGTGGGTCTGTCCATCGCCATCATGCTGATGTTCACCACCTTCGGGACGTTCGCCTTCGGGCCCGTCCTGGAGGCCACCGGTGACACGTCGGAGGGCAAGCTCACCGCCATCGGCCTGATGCTGCTGCTCGCCGCGTGCGGCAAGTCCGCGCAGGTGCCGCTGCAGTCCTGGCTCGGCGACGCGATGGAGGGCCCGACCCCGGTCTCGGCCCTGATCCACGCCGCGACGATGGTGACCGCGGGTGTCTATCTGATCGTCCGCTCCGGAGCGATCTTCAACGGCGCGCCGGACGCACAGCTCGTGGTCACCGTCGTCGGAGCGGTCACGCTCCTGTTCGGTGCGATCGTCGGTTGCGCGAAGGACGACATCAAGAAGGCCCTCGCCGGATCGACGATGTCCCAGATCGGGTACATGATCCTGGCCGCAGGACTCGGCCCCATCGGCTACGTCTTCGCGATCATGCACCTGGTGACGCACGGCTTCTTCAAGGCCGGGCTCTTCCTCGGCGCCGGTTCGGTCATGCACGGCATGAACGACGAGGTCGACATGAGGAAGTACGGCGGCCTCAGGAAGTACATGCCGGTCACCTTCGTCACCTTCGGTCTCGGCTACCTCGCGATCATCGGCTTTCCCGGTCTGTCCGGCTTCTTCTCCAAGGACAAGATCATCGAGGCGGCGTTCGCCAAGGGCGGCACGGAGGGCTGGATCCTCGGCTCGGTGGCGCTCCTGGGCGCGGCCATCACCGCGTACTACATGACGCGCGTGATGATCATGACCTTCTTCGGAGAGGAGCGCTGGCGCAACCGGCCGACGGCCTCCCCGGACCAGCCGGACGTCGAGCCGGCCGCGGAGCACCACGGCGCCCACGACGAGCCGCACCCGCACGAGTCCCCGAAGTCCATGACGATCCCGATGATCGTGCTCGCCTTCGGGTCGGTGTTCGCGGGTGGCTTCTTCAGCATCGGCGACCGCTTCATGCACTGGCTGGAGCCGGTCACCGAGCACAGCCACGGCGACTCGCCGCTGAGCGCCGCCACGGTCACGGGCGCCACCATGGTGGTCCTCGTCATCGGCGTCGCCCTCGCCTACGTGCAGTACGGGCGCAGGCCCGTCCCGGTCACCGCCCCGCGCGGCTCGGTGCTCACCCGCGCCGCCCGCCGTGACCTCCTCCAGGACGACTTCAACCACGTCGTCCTGGTGCGCGGCGGCGAGCACCTCACGCGGTCCCTGGTCTACGTGGACCACACCCTGGTCGACGGCGTCGTCAACGGCACGGCGGCCTCGGTCGGCGGCCTCTCCGGGCGGCTGCGCAAACTGCAGAACGGCTACGCCCGCTCCTACGCGGTCTCGATGTTCGGCGGCGCTGCGGTGCTCATCGCCGCGACCCTGCTGATGAGGGCGGTCTGA
- the nuoK gene encoding NADH-quinone oxidoreductase subunit NuoK, with translation MNPVNYLYLAALLFTIGATGVLIRRNAIVVFMCIELMLNACNLAFVAFSRMHGNLDGQIIAFFTMVVAAAEVVVGLAIIVSLFRSRHSASVDDASLMKL, from the coding sequence GTGAACCCCGTCAACTACCTGTACCTCGCGGCACTGTTGTTCACGATCGGCGCGACCGGCGTGCTCATCAGGCGGAACGCGATCGTGGTGTTCATGTGCATCGAGCTCATGCTCAACGCCTGCAACCTCGCGTTCGTGGCCTTCTCCCGGATGCACGGCAACCTCGACGGCCAGATCATCGCGTTCTTCACGATGGTCGTCGCCGCCGCGGAGGTCGTGGTCGGGCTCGCGATCATCGTGTCGCTGTTCCGTTCCCGCCACTCGGCCTCGGTCGACGACGCCAGCCTGATGAAGCTCTGA
- a CDS encoding NADH-quinone oxidoreductase subunit J codes for MTQLAAYSTSTGEAFQFWVLGTVAVIGALCTILMKKAVHSALCLAGTMIILAVFYLANGAYFLGIVQIVVYTGAIMMLFLFVVMLVGVTAADSLKETIKGQRWLALLCGLGFAVLLFAGIGNASMKEFNGLGKANAGGNVEGLAGLIFTKYVFAFEITGALLITATVGAMVLTHRERTERAKTQRELSEQRVRDGKHLPPLPAPGVYARHNAVDIAGLLPDGTPSELTVNKTLRDRGQIRDVSNEALDDLRALEQRSTDRLERPDLRSGDIGRTEEASK; via the coding sequence ATGACGCAGCTCGCCGCCTACTCGACCTCGACCGGCGAGGCCTTCCAGTTCTGGGTGCTCGGCACGGTCGCGGTGATCGGCGCCCTGTGCACCATCCTCATGAAGAAGGCCGTGCACAGCGCGCTCTGCCTGGCCGGGACCATGATCATCCTCGCGGTGTTCTACCTGGCGAACGGCGCGTACTTCCTGGGCATCGTCCAGATCGTCGTCTACACCGGCGCGATCATGATGCTCTTCCTCTTCGTCGTCATGCTCGTCGGCGTCACCGCGGCGGACTCCCTGAAGGAGACCATCAAGGGACAGCGCTGGCTGGCGCTCCTGTGCGGACTCGGCTTCGCCGTGCTGCTCTTCGCGGGCATCGGGAACGCCTCCATGAAGGAGTTCAACGGCCTCGGCAAGGCGAACGCCGGCGGCAACGTGGAGGGCCTCGCGGGGCTCATCTTCACCAAGTACGTCTTCGCCTTCGAGATCACCGGCGCCCTGCTCATCACGGCGACGGTCGGCGCGATGGTGCTCACCCACCGCGAGCGCACGGAGCGCGCCAAGACCCAGCGCGAGCTGTCCGAGCAGCGCGTGCGCGACGGCAAGCACCTGCCGCCGCTGCCCGCCCCGGGTGTGTACGCACGGCACAACGCCGTGGACATCGCCGGTCTGCTCCCCGACGGCACCCCGTCGGAGCTCACGGTCAACAAGACGCTGCGTGACCGCGGTCAGATCCGCGACGTGTCGAACGAGGCGCTGGACGACCTGCGGGCGCTTGAGCAGCGCTCCACCGACCGTCTGGAGCGGCCCGACCTGCGGAGCGGCGACATCGGGCGGACCGAGGAGGCGTCGAAGTGA
- the nuoI gene encoding NADH-quinone oxidoreductase subunit NuoI, with translation MAESNQESQESNQSKQGFQNPVAGFGVTFKAMFKKRLTEQYPEQQKTTAPRFHGRHQLNRHPDGLEKCVGCELCAWACPADAIYVEGADNTDEERYSPGERYGRVYQINYARCILCGLCIEACPTRALTMTNEFELADSSRENLIYTKEQLLAGLEEGMVDSPHAIFPGTDEQDYYRGLVTEAAPGTVPQVALSKGETPQEAASDFGDGEPASEKVVGR, from the coding sequence ATGGCTGAGTCGAACCAGGAGTCGCAGGAGTCGAACCAATCGAAGCAGGGGTTCCAGAACCCTGTCGCGGGCTTCGGCGTGACCTTCAAGGCCATGTTCAAGAAGCGGCTGACCGAGCAGTATCCGGAGCAGCAGAAGACCACTGCTCCCCGCTTCCACGGCAGGCACCAGCTGAACCGCCATCCGGACGGCCTGGAGAAGTGCGTCGGCTGTGAGCTCTGCGCATGGGCCTGTCCGGCGGACGCCATCTATGTGGAGGGCGCGGACAACACGGACGAGGAAAGGTACTCGCCCGGCGAGCGGTACGGCCGCGTCTACCAGATCAACTACGCCCGCTGCATCCTGTGCGGCCTGTGCATCGAGGCGTGCCCCACGCGCGCGTTGACGATGACGAACGAGTTCGAGTTGGCCGACAGCAGTCGCGAGAACCTCATCTACACCAAGGAGCAGCTGCTCGCCGGTCTCGAAGAGGGCATGGTCGACTCGCCGCACGCGATCTTCCCCGGCACGGACGAGCAGGACTACTACCGAGGTCTGGTGACCGAGGCCGCGCCCGGCACCGTGCCGCAGGTGGCCCTCTCCAAGGGCGAGACGCCGCAGGAGGCGGCCTCGGACTTCGGAGACGGCGAGCCCGCCTCGGAGAAGGTGGTCGGCCGATGA
- the nuoH gene encoding NADH-quinone oxidoreductase subunit NuoH produces MFGRDPWWLVAFKAVFCFAFLMVTVLLAIVWERKVVAWMQLRIGPNRNGPWGLLQSLADGVKLMLKEDVIVKRADKVVYVLAPVIAAIPAFMAIAVIPFGPAGNEVSIFGHRTTMQLTDLPIAMLYILAVASVGIYGIVLAGWSSGSTYPLLGGLRSCAQMISYEIAMGAAFASVFLYSGSMSTSAIVEAQADRWYVLLLPVSFIIYIVTMIGETNRAPFDMPESEGDLVGGFNTEYSSIKFAMFMLAEYINMVTVSAVSATLFLGGWRAPYPISTFWEGANHGWWPMLWFVIKVQLLLFFFIWLRGSLPRVRYDQLMKLGWKVLIPVSVVWLMLVATVRAMRNEDYEFTSIALYVGGGVIALLLLSVVVDIFRDKREKEAAAEEEKPVAFDPMAGGFPVPPLPGQSLPPVPRRRSRQERELIVSGGPDTQSDGTRSDGKEASDG; encoded by the coding sequence ATGTTCGGCCGCGACCCCTGGTGGCTGGTCGCCTTCAAGGCGGTCTTCTGCTTCGCGTTCCTGATGGTGACGGTCCTCCTCGCCATCGTGTGGGAGCGCAAGGTCGTCGCCTGGATGCAGCTGCGCATCGGCCCCAACAGGAACGGCCCCTGGGGTCTGCTGCAGTCCCTCGCGGACGGCGTCAAGCTGATGCTCAAGGAAGACGTGATCGTCAAGCGCGCGGACAAGGTGGTCTACGTCCTCGCTCCGGTGATCGCGGCGATTCCGGCCTTCATGGCGATCGCGGTGATCCCGTTCGGGCCCGCCGGCAACGAGGTCTCGATCTTCGGCCACCGCACCACGATGCAGCTCACGGACCTGCCGATCGCGATGCTCTACATCCTCGCGGTCGCCTCCGTCGGCATCTACGGCATCGTGCTCGCGGGCTGGAGCTCCGGCTCGACGTACCCGCTCCTCGGCGGCCTGCGCTCCTGCGCGCAGATGATCTCGTACGAGATCGCGATGGGCGCCGCCTTCGCCTCCGTCTTCCTCTACTCCGGGTCGATGTCGACGTCGGCGATCGTGGAGGCGCAGGCGGACCGCTGGTACGTCCTGCTGCTCCCCGTCTCCTTCATCATCTACATCGTCACGATGATCGGTGAGACGAACCGTGCGCCGTTCGACATGCCGGAGTCCGAGGGCGACCTCGTCGGTGGCTTCAACACCGAGTACTCGTCCATCAAGTTCGCGATGTTCATGCTCGCCGAGTACATCAACATGGTCACCGTCTCGGCGGTGTCGGCCACGCTCTTCCTGGGCGGCTGGCGGGCGCCGTATCCGATCAGCACGTTCTGGGAGGGCGCGAACCACGGCTGGTGGCCGATGCTCTGGTTCGTGATCAAGGTCCAGCTGCTGCTGTTCTTCTTCATCTGGCTGCGCGGCTCGCTGCCCCGCGTCCGTTACGACCAGCTGATGAAGCTCGGCTGGAAGGTCCTGATCCCGGTCTCCGTCGTCTGGCTGATGCTGGTCGCCACGGTCAGGGCGATGCGGAACGAGGACTACGAATTCACCTCGATCGCGCTCTATGTCGGCGGCGGAGTCATCGCGTTGCTGCTGCTCTCCGTCGTCGTCGACATCTTCCGCGACAAGCGCGAGAAGGAAGCCGCCGCCGAGGAGGAGAAGCCGGTCGCCTTCGACCCCATGGCGGGCGGATTCCCCGTGCCGCCGCTGCCCGGCCAGAGCCTGCCACCCGTCCCGCGCCGACGCTCGCGCCAGGAGCGGGAGTTGATTGTCAGTGGTGGACCGGATACTCAAAGTGACGGAACCCGAAGTGACGGAAAGGAGGCGTCCGATGGCTGA
- a CDS encoding NADH-quinone oxidoreductase subunit G, translating into MTVTTNNAASGGGEAAVPPEDLVSLTIDGIEISVPKGTLVIRAAELLGIEIPRFCDHPLLDPAGACRQCIVEVEGQRKPMASCTITCTDGMVVKSQLTSAVAEKSQRGVMELLLINHPLDCPVCDKGGECPLQNQAMQVGDSDTRFEGKKRTYEKPVPISTQVLLDRERCVLCARCTRFSNQVAGDPMIELIERGALQQVGTGEGDPFESYFSGNTIQICPVGALTSAAYRFRSRPFDLVSSPSVCEHCSGGCATRTDHRRGKVMRRLAADDPEVNEEWMCDKGRFGFRYAQRPDRLTTPLVRNASTGELEPASWPEALEIAATGLAAARGRAGVLVGGRLTVEDAYAYSKYARVALDTNDIDFRARVHSSEEADFLAARVAGRGRDLDGTGVTYALLEKAPAVLLAGFESEEEAPGVFLRLRKAWRKHGQRTFSLAPFATRGLEKAGGTLLPAAPGTETEWLDALAAGVGLEAPGTEASEALRAEGAVIVVGERLAAVPGGLTAAVRAASATGARLVWIPRRAGERAAVEVGALPSLLPGGRPATDPRARDEVATAWGVAELPHRYGRDTGQIIEAAATGELGALLVAGVEVADLPDPARARAALDEVGFLVSLELRPSEVTDRADVVLPVAAVAEKPGTFLNWEGRARMFDAALKPDQMTRRLAPTDARVLHMLADAGDIHLGLPDLLTLRRELDRLGGWDGPHATDPLETGAQPPRPAAGEAVLSGHRLLLDQGRLQDGDEALAGTRHAAHARVSAATAAEAGVKDGDLLSVAGPVGATELPLQITEMPDRVVWLPLNSTGGGVTSDTGARPGDLVRIGPAVLPEPTEAPEVTS; encoded by the coding sequence ATGACAGTGACCACCAACAACGCCGCCTCCGGGGGCGGGGAGGCGGCGGTCCCGCCCGAGGATCTCGTCTCGCTGACCATCGACGGCATCGAGATCAGCGTGCCCAAGGGGACGCTGGTGATCCGGGCGGCCGAGCTGCTCGGCATCGAGATCCCGCGGTTCTGCGACCACCCGCTGCTCGACCCCGCGGGCGCCTGCCGCCAGTGCATCGTCGAGGTGGAGGGCCAGCGCAAGCCGATGGCGTCCTGCACCATCACCTGCACCGACGGCATGGTCGTGAAGTCACAGCTGACCTCCGCCGTCGCGGAGAAGTCGCAGCGCGGCGTGATGGAGCTGCTGCTCATCAACCACCCGCTGGACTGCCCCGTCTGTGACAAGGGCGGCGAGTGCCCGCTGCAGAACCAGGCGATGCAGGTCGGTGACTCGGACACCCGCTTCGAGGGCAAGAAGCGGACGTACGAGAAGCCGGTGCCGATCTCCACCCAGGTGCTGCTCGACCGCGAACGGTGCGTGCTCTGCGCGCGCTGCACCCGCTTCAGCAACCAGGTCGCGGGCGACCCGATGATCGAGCTCATCGAGCGCGGCGCCCTCCAGCAGGTCGGCACCGGCGAGGGCGACCCCTTCGAGTCGTACTTCTCCGGGAACACCATTCAGATCTGCCCGGTCGGCGCGCTGACCTCGGCGGCGTATCGCTTCCGCTCCCGGCCCTTCGACCTGGTGTCGTCCCCTTCGGTGTGCGAGCACTGCTCGGGTGGCTGCGCCACGCGCACGGACCACCGGCGCGGCAAGGTCATGCGGCGGCTCGCCGCGGACGACCCCGAGGTCAACGAAGAGTGGATGTGCGACAAGGGACGCTTCGGCTTCCGTTACGCGCAGCGCCCGGACCGGCTCACCACACCCCTGGTGCGCAACGCGTCGACGGGTGAACTGGAGCCCGCCAGCTGGCCCGAGGCCCTGGAGATCGCGGCCACCGGTCTCGCCGCCGCGCGCGGCCGGGCCGGAGTCCTCGTCGGCGGCCGTCTCACCGTGGAGGACGCCTACGCGTACAGCAAGTACGCGCGCGTGGCGCTCGACACGAACGACATCGATTTCCGCGCGCGCGTGCACAGCAGCGAGGAGGCCGACTTCCTCGCGGCGCGGGTGGCGGGCCGGGGCCGGGACCTCGACGGGACCGGCGTCACGTACGCCCTCCTGGAGAAGGCGCCCGCCGTCCTGCTCGCCGGGTTCGAGTCCGAGGAGGAGGCGCCGGGCGTCTTCCTGAGGCTGCGCAAGGCCTGGCGCAAGCACGGCCAGCGCACCTTCTCCCTCGCGCCGTTCGCGACCCGCGGCCTGGAGAAGGCGGGCGGCACGCTGCTGCCCGCGGCGCCGGGCACCGAGACCGAGTGGCTGGACGCCCTCGCCGCGGGCGTAGGCCTGGAGGCCCCCGGCACCGAGGCCTCCGAGGCCCTGCGCGCCGAGGGCGCGGTCATCGTCGTCGGTGAGCGGCTCGCGGCCGTGCCCGGCGGACTCACCGCCGCCGTGCGGGCCGCATCGGCGACCGGCGCCCGGCTGGTGTGGATCCCGCGCAGGGCCGGGGAGCGTGCCGCCGTCGAGGTGGGCGCCCTGCCGTCGCTGCTGCCCGGCGGGCGTCCGGCCACCGACCCGCGCGCGCGGGACGAGGTCGCGACCGCCTGGGGAGTCGCCGAACTCCCGCACCGCTACGGCCGCGACACCGGCCAGATCATCGAGGCCGCCGCGACCGGTGAGCTCGGTGCCCTCCTGGTGGCGGGTGTCGAGGTCGCCGACCTGCCGGACCCGGCACGCGCGCGTGCGGCGCTCGACGAGGTCGGCTTCCTGGTCTCGCTGGAGCTGCGGCCCAGTGAGGTGACGGACCGGGCCGACGTGGTGCTGCCCGTCGCCGCCGTCGCGGAGAAGCCGGGCACCTTCCTCAACTGGGAGGGGAGGGCGCGGATGTTCGACGCCGCGCTGAAGCCGGATCAGATGACGCGCAGGCTGGCGCCCACCGACGCGCGCGTGCTGCACATGCTCGCCGACGCCGGTGACATCCACCTGGGCCTGCCCGACCTGCTGACCCTCCGCCGCGAGCTCGACCGCCTCGGCGGCTGGGACGGGCCGCACGCCACGGACCCCCTGGAGACCGGCGCCCAGCCGCCGCGGCCCGCCGCCGGCGAGGCCGTCCTCTCGGGGCACCGGCTGCTGCTCGACCAGGGCCGCCTCCAGGACGGCGACGAGGCCCTGGCCGGTACGCGGCACGCCGCCCACGCGCGCGTGTCCGCGGCCACCGCGGCGGAGGCGGGCGTGAAGGACGGCGACCTCCTGTCGGTCGCCGGACCGGTGGGGGCGACCGAACTCCCGCTCCAGATCACGGAGATGCCCGACCGCGTGGTCTGGCTGCCGCTGAACTCGACCGGGGGAGGCGTCACGTCGGACACCGGCGCCCGCCCCGGCGACCTCGTCCGCATCGGCCCGGCGGTCCTGCCGGAGCCCACTGAGGCCCCGGAGGTGACGTCGTGA